The Vanrija pseudolonga chromosome 1, complete sequence genomic sequence CGCGATCCAGGGCCATGTGCGCATCCGCTCCAAGACGCAGGGTATTGCGCTGTCTTTGGGCGACCGGATCACGATCTTGCAAAAGACGCTCAAGGCGTAGGTGTAGAGTGAGAAGTTGGTGTATGAGTTGCTGCATGCTATTATGAACTAGACGGTATGGTGCAGCGCCGCAGGCGCTGCATTGGGTGTGGTGCATGAGGGGTAGTGGTGGTGCACGAGACTTGTATTGCACTCACTCATGGGTTGTGTCGTGGAAGTTGCAATGTGGAGGCGGCATCAAAAGATCCCGCGTCGTGACGCGTCGGATCTCTCTCTCAAGTCATTAccgcctgcccgcccgtCAGCCGACTTGAACATCATCAACTTTgccgcaacaacaacatcagCCACAGCACCAACCACAACATACCCGATGGGCCagacctcctcgacgtcattAAGCACGCTCCccgagctggcgctgcaCTGCCTCCGCGTGGCAGAGcactcgcccgccgacgggctGATTGAGCCCTTCTTCGActacctcgtcggcgtggacgaggcgTCGAGTGTCCCGACCACGCGTGGGGCGGGTGCCGGCCCCGCCGTGCCCACGCCTgcggagctcgcgcgcatcgTCGAGGCGAATGAGGGACGGACGATCGGCCTGACCGTGTATAATGCCAAGACGCAGCGCGTGCGGGGTGAGTTGAGtgacgcgggcgagggcggcgttgCGAACCGAAGCAAGGGCTCTCACGACGGCAGGCGTTGCCTTGTGCGGCCCGCTGTTGATGCCTGGACTTGTGCTCCCCCGAGCTGCTATgcaacacccacccacacacggCGCTGACACTGCCCCCAGAGGTCCACCTCACCCCGTCCCGCGCCTGGTCGTCCACagccgagggcaaggagcgcgcgtcgctcctcggcctcagcgtgcgcgtgtgcAACCCGACACAGGCGCTCGACAACGTGTGGCACATTCTCGAAGTACTCGAGGGATCGCCTGCCGAGGTGGGTCGAGTTGATGACACTGACATTCGCTGACCAAACCTTAGATGGCGGGCCTCGTACCCTTCGGCGACTGGGTGTGCGGATGGGCCGGCGGTCCCCTGCACGGCGAGAACAGCTTctacgacctcgtcgaggctgtAAGTGGCTAGTTGCTAGACAGGTCGTGGCCCTGCTGACAGCTACTACTAGCACATTGACAAATCCCTCCGCCTCTACGTCTATTCTGCCGACTTGGACAACCTCCGCGAAGTGGTCGTCATTCCTAATGAGAAATGGGGCGGTTCTGGCCTCTTGGGCTGTGGCGTTGGGTAAGTCGCATGCTGGCTGGCCGGAGTCGGAGGCGCTGCTCGGATTCGGGGTCATGGACTCGGGCCCGAACGCTCACTGCGCGGTGCCGCGACTCCGCCCTCTGGATAAACCCGCTGACACGCACCGCCAGCTACGGCATCCTGCACCGGATACCTCGCCCCGCGACTCCCCCGTCTCAGACGGACGGCTACGGCTCCCCGTTGGCAGTGACTGGCGGGCTGCCGCGAGACGTCGGGCGGGCGtagaggaaggaaggagtACGATTACAGTTTTGGTTGGTTtcgccgcgacgtcgttgtggagctgga encodes the following:
- the Gorasp2 gene encoding Golgi reassembly-stacking protein 2, producing MGQTSSTSLSTLPELALHCLRVAEHSPADGLIEPFFDYLVGVDEASSVPTTRGAGAGPAVPTPAELARIVEANEGRTIGLTVYNAKTQRVREVHLTPSRAWSSTAEGKERASLLGLSVRVCNPTQALDNVWHILEVLEGSPAEMAGLVPFGDWVCGWAGGPLHGENSFYDLVEAHIDKSLRLYVYSADLDNLREVVVIPNEKWGGSGLLGCGVGYGILHRIPRPATPPSQTDGYGSPLAVTGGLPRDVGRA